A section of the endosymbiont of Galathealinum brachiosum genome encodes:
- a CDS encoding 30S ribosomal protein S12, giving the protein MPTINQLVRNPRKSKVEKSNVPALEACPQKRGVCTRVYTTTPKKPNSAMRKVARVRLTNGYEVTSYIGGEGHNLQEHSVVLIRGGRVKDLPGVRYHVVRGSLDTQGVENRKAGRSKYGVKRPK; this is encoded by the coding sequence ATGCCAACAATTAATCAGTTAGTACGCAACCCTCGTAAGAGCAAGGTTGAGAAAAGCAACGTACCTGCGCTAGAAGCTTGTCCGCAGAAACGTGGTGTTTGTACTCGTGTTTACACGACTACACCTAAAAAGCCTAACTCAGCAATGCGTAAAGTAGCTCGTGTACGTCTAACCAATGGTTATGAAGTAACAAGTTATATCGGTGGTGAAGGTCACAATCTACAGGAACACAGCGTTGTGCTGATTCGTGGCGGTCGTGTAAAAGATTTACCTGGTGTTCGTTACCACGTTGTTCGCGGTAGCCTGGATACGCAGGGTGTTGAAAATCGTAAAGCAGGTCGTTCTAAGTACGGCGTTAAGCGTCCTAAATAG
- the rpoC gene encoding DNA-directed RNA polymerase subunit beta', translating into MKDLLKLLNNQGQDDDFDAIRIGLASPDKIMSWSYGEVRKPETINYRTFKPEREGLFCAKIFGPVKDYECLCGKYKRLKHRGVVCEKCGVEVTQSKVRRDRMGHIDLASPVAHIWYLKSLPSRIGLLLDMTLREIERILYFEAFVVIDPGMTTLERCQLLSDETYLEAIEEHGDEFDARMGAEAIYEMLCSLDLGDEAKQIREDMGNTASETKLKRYGKRLKLIDSFVESGNKPEWMIMTVLPVLPPDLRPLVPLDGGRFATSDLNDLYRRVINRNNRLRRLLELFAPDIIVRNEKRMLQESVDALLDNGRRGRAITGTNKRPLKSLADMIKGKQGRFRQNLLGKRVDYSGRSVIVVGPTLKLHQCGLPKKMALELFKPFIFSKLHRRGLATTIKAAKKLVEREGAEVWDILEEVIREHPVMLNRAPTLHRLGIQAFEPVLIEGKAIQLHPLVCTAFNADFDGDQMAVHVPLSIEAQLETRAMMMSTNNILSPASGEPIIVPSQDIVLGLYYMTRENINGHGEGMVFADVKEATRAHANKAVHIQSKIRVRINETLPDENGEMKTVRKLVETTVGRAMLSELLPDGLPFEVVNRDMTKKNISNLINTSYRLTGLKETVIFADQLMYTGFRESTRAGASICLNDMVIPPEKANILSGAESEVKEIQDQYESGLVTNGERYNKVVDIWSHANEQVAKAMMDKISKAEFETAEGDTLKSDSFNNIYMMADSGARGSAAQIRQLAGMRGLMAKPDGSIIETPITANFREGLNVLQYFISTHGARKGLADTALKTANSGYLTRRLVDVSQDNVVLEEDCGTENGVIMVPIIEGGDVVEPLQERVLGRVVAVDVLKPETDEVLVEAGTFLDEEWVDRIDKMGIDEIKVRSAITCEAVHGVCAECYGRDLARGHKVNMGEAVGVIAAQSIGEPGTQLTMRTFHIGGAASRSAAANNISVKNSGSIRLHNIKVVKQESGNLVAVSRSGEIGVVDESGREKERYKVPYGAIISTAEGDAVDGGQIVATWDPYTHPIITEVDGVAQFGEFIEGVSVQKEQDEITGLSSTVIIDPKQRPAAGKDMRPMVKLVDAKGEDLMIAGTDIPAQYFLPAGAIVGIEDGDEVKVGDVVARIPQESSKTRDITGGLPRVADLFEARIPKESAIMAEKTGTIGFGKETKGKQRLMITGDDGEAYEELIPKWRHINVFEGEHVDQGEIIADGEPNPHDILRLRGVESLADYLVKEIQDVYRLQGVKINDKHIEVIIKQMLRKAEVITGGDSRYHKGEIIELSKLIDVNVELEKEGKVPCSYQKMLLGITKGSLVTESFISAASFQETTRVLTEASVRGSKDELRGLKENVIVGRLIPAGTGLAFHKERRRKRQQTQEESALERLAQATAAMDVESSEDTAADS; encoded by the coding sequence TTGAAAGATCTACTCAAGCTATTAAATAATCAGGGTCAAGATGATGATTTTGACGCAATCCGAATTGGTTTAGCGTCACCTGATAAAATTATGTCCTGGTCTTACGGTGAAGTTAGAAAGCCAGAAACAATTAACTATCGTACATTCAAGCCAGAGCGCGAAGGTTTATTCTGTGCCAAAATTTTTGGTCCGGTAAAAGACTACGAGTGTCTATGTGGTAAATACAAACGTTTAAAACACCGTGGTGTTGTTTGTGAGAAATGTGGCGTTGAAGTTACACAGTCAAAAGTGCGTCGTGATCGCATGGGTCACATTGACCTTGCGAGCCCGGTAGCTCACATCTGGTACTTAAAATCATTACCTTCGCGTATTGGTTTATTACTGGATATGACGCTGCGTGAAATCGAACGTATTTTATACTTCGAAGCATTTGTTGTTATCGACCCAGGCATGACTACGCTAGAGCGTTGTCAGTTATTGTCGGATGAAACTTATCTTGAAGCTATTGAAGAACATGGCGATGAGTTTGATGCGCGTATGGGTGCTGAAGCTATTTATGAAATGCTTTGCAGTCTTGATCTGGGTGATGAAGCTAAGCAAATTCGTGAAGACATGGGTAATACCGCGTCTGAAACAAAACTAAAACGTTACGGTAAGCGTTTAAAATTAATTGATTCATTTGTTGAGTCTGGTAACAAACCAGAATGGATGATCATGACAGTTTTACCTGTTCTACCACCTGATTTACGTCCATTAGTTCCACTAGACGGTGGTCGTTTTGCAACTTCAGATCTAAATGATTTATACCGTCGTGTTATTAATCGTAATAATCGTTTACGTCGTCTGTTAGAGCTTTTTGCTCCAGATATTATTGTGCGTAACGAAAAACGTATGTTGCAGGAATCTGTAGATGCGTTATTAGATAACGGTCGTCGCGGTCGTGCAATTACCGGTACCAACAAGCGTCCATTGAAATCACTTGCTGACATGATTAAAGGTAAGCAAGGTCGTTTCCGTCAAAACTTACTTGGTAAGCGTGTTGACTATTCTGGTCGTTCAGTAATCGTGGTTGGACCTACACTGAAATTACATCAGTGTGGTTTGCCTAAGAAAATGGCACTTGAATTATTCAAGCCATTTATCTTTAGTAAATTACATCGTCGTGGTTTAGCGACAACAATTAAAGCGGCTAAGAAATTAGTTGAGCGTGAAGGCGCGGAAGTTTGGGATATTCTTGAAGAAGTAATTCGAGAACATCCTGTCATGCTTAACCGTGCACCAACTCTTCACAGATTAGGTATCCAGGCGTTTGAGCCAGTATTAATTGAAGGTAAAGCGATTCAGCTTCACCCGTTAGTTTGTACAGCATTCAACGCTGACTTCGATGGTGACCAGATGGCGGTGCACGTGCCATTGTCAATCGAAGCACAGTTAGAAACTCGCGCTATGATGATGTCGACAAATAATATTTTGTCTCCAGCATCGGGTGAGCCAATTATTGTACCTTCACAGGATATCGTTCTGGGTCTTTATTACATGACTCGCGAAAACATTAATGGCCACGGTGAAGGTATGGTGTTTGCTGATGTTAAAGAAGCAACTCGTGCTCATGCAAATAAAGCAGTTCACATTCAGTCTAAAATAAGAGTTCGTATTAATGAAACTCTTCCAGATGAGAATGGCGAAATGAAAACGGTTCGTAAACTGGTTGAAACAACAGTTGGTCGAGCAATGTTATCTGAGTTATTGCCAGACGGTCTACCATTTGAAGTGGTTAACCGGGATATGACTAAAAAGAATATCTCTAACCTGATTAATACAAGTTACCGTTTAACAGGTTTGAAGGAAACAGTCATTTTTGCTGACCAGTTAATGTATACCGGTTTCCGTGAGTCTACTCGCGCAGGTGCATCTATCTGTCTTAACGATATGGTTATACCGCCAGAAAAAGCAAATATTCTGTCAGGTGCAGAATCTGAAGTTAAAGAGATTCAGGATCAGTATGAATCTGGTCTGGTTACAAATGGCGAACGTTATAACAAGGTTGTTGATATCTGGTCTCATGCAAATGAGCAGGTTGCGAAAGCAATGATGGATAAGATATCTAAAGCTGAATTTGAAACGGCTGAAGGTGATACGCTTAAATCTGACTCGTTTAATAATATTTATATGATGGCTGACTCTGGTGCTCGTGGTAGTGCGGCACAGATAAGACAGTTAGCTGGTATGCGTGGTCTGATGGCTAAACCTGATGGTTCAATCATCGAGACACCGATTACTGCGAATTTCCGTGAAGGTCTGAACGTACTACAGTACTTCATCTCTACTCACGGTGCTCGTAAAGGTCTGGCTGATACGGCACTGAAAACTGCGAACTCGGGTTATCTGACGCGACGTCTTGTTGATGTATCTCAGGATAATGTAGTTCTTGAAGAGGACTGTGGTACTGAAAATGGCGTAATTATGGTGCCAATCATCGAAGGTGGTGATGTTGTTGAGCCATTACAGGAACGTGTTTTAGGACGTGTTGTTGCAGTTGATGTGCTAAAACCTGAGACTGATGAAGTATTGGTTGAAGCAGGTACTTTCCTTGATGAGGAATGGGTTGACCGTATTGATAAGATGGGTATTGATGAAATCAAAGTGCGCTCTGCAATTACCTGTGAAGCAGTTCATGGTGTATGTGCCGAGTGTTATGGTCGTGACCTGGCGCGTGGACATAAAGTAAATATGGGTGAGGCGGTTGGTGTTATCGCTGCTCAGTCAATTGGTGAGCCGGGTACACAGCTTACTATGCGTACTTTCCATATCGGTGGTGCGGCATCTCGTTCAGCTGCAGCTAACAATATCTCAGTTAAGAATAGCGGTAGCATTCGCCTTCATAACATTAAGGTTGTTAAACAGGAGTCAGGTAATCTGGTTGCGGTTTCTCGATCTGGTGAAATTGGTGTTGTTGATGAGTCTGGTCGTGAGAAAGAACGTTATAAGGTGCCTTATGGTGCAATCATTTCTACTGCTGAAGGTGATGCGGTAGATGGTGGTCAGATTGTAGCAACCTGGGATCCTTATACTCACCCGATTATCACAGAGGTTGATGGTGTGGCTCAGTTCGGTGAATTCATCGAAGGCGTGAGTGTACAGAAAGAGCAGGATGAAATTACTGGTTTGTCTTCTACTGTTATTATCGATCCTAAGCAACGTCCAGCAGCGGGTAAAGATATGCGCCCAATGGTTAAACTGGTTGATGCTAAGGGTGAAGACCTGATGATTGCCGGCACAGATATTCCAGCTCAGTACTTCTTGCCAGCGGGTGCGATTGTTGGCATCGAAGATGGTGATGAAGTTAAAGTAGGTGACGTGGTTGCACGTATTCCTCAGGAATCATCTAAAACGCGTGATATCACAGGTGGTCTGCCTCGTGTTGCTGATTTATTCGAAGCGCGTATTCCGAAAGAATCTGCAATCATGGCAGAGAAGACCGGAACCATCGGCTTTGGTAAAGAAACGAAAGGTAAGCAGCGTCTGATGATTACCGGTGATGACGGGGAAGCTTATGAAGAATTAATTCCTAAGTGGCGTCACATCAACGTGTTCGAAGGTGAGCATGTTGATCAGGGTGAAATCATTGCTGATGGTGAGCCTAATCCACATGATATTTTACGTTTACGTGGTGTTGAGTCTCTTGCTGATTATCTGGTTAAAGAAATTCAGGACGTTTATCGTCTGCAGGGTGTGAAAATCAATGACAAGCACATTGAAGTTATCATCAAGCAAATGCTGCGTAAGGCTGAAGTGATTACCGGTGGTGACAGCCGTTACCATAAAGGTGAGATCATTGAGTTAAGTAAACTGATCGATGTAAATGTAGAGCTGGAAAAAGAAGGCAAAGTGCCTTGTAGTTACCAGAAAATGCTATTGGGTATTACCAAGGGTTCCCTTGTTACTGAATCGTTTATTTCAGCTGCTTCGTTCCAGGAAACCACACGTGTGCTTACTGAAGCATCGGTACGTGGAAGTAAGGATGAGTTACGCGGCCTGAAAGAAAACGTTATTGTGGGTCGTTTGATTCCAGCGGGTACTGGTCTGGCTTTCCATAAGGAACGTCGTAGAAAACGCCAGCAAACTCAGGAAGAGTCTGCATTAGAAAGACTGGCACAAGCTACAGCGGCAATGGATGTTGAATCTTCTGAAGATACAGCTGCTGATTCATAA
- a CDS encoding 30S ribosomal protein S7, whose translation MPRRREVPKRIILPDPKFGSEKLAKFTNMLMKGGKKAVAERILYDALDTIVAKKEGVDPLEVVDTALENVAPMVEVKSRRVGGATYQVPVEVRSTRRQALAMRWLIEAARKRGEKSMNLKLAGELLDASEQRGSAVKKREDTHRMAEANKAFAHYRW comes from the coding sequence ATGCCAAGAAGAAGAGAAGTCCCGAAACGTATTATCCTTCCAGATCCTAAGTTTGGAAGTGAGAAGCTGGCTAAGTTCACCAACATGTTGATGAAAGGCGGAAAGAAAGCCGTAGCCGAACGCATCCTTTATGACGCTCTAGATACAATCGTTGCAAAGAAAGAAGGTGTTGATCCATTGGAAGTTGTGGATACTGCATTGGAAAATGTAGCGCCTATGGTAGAGGTTAAGTCTCGCCGTGTTGGTGGTGCTACATATCAGGTGCCTGTTGAAGTTCGTTCAACACGTCGCCAGGCACTGGCTATGCGTTGGTTGATTGAAGCGGCGCGTAAGCGTGGTGAAAAATCAATGAACCTGAAGCTTGCTGGTGAATTGTTAGATGCATCTGAGCAACGTGGTTCTGCTGTTAAGAAGCGTGAAGATACGCATCGTATGGCTGAAGCTAATAAGGCATTTGCTCACTACCGTTGGTAG